The genomic segment AGCCACCCGCGGTCCAGGCGCTGTACGCGACGCTCTGCCCGTCCGGCGAGAAGCGCGGCGTGAAGGCTTGCTCGTAGCGGGCGCTGGGCACCAGCGTGCGCTGCCGCACGATGCGGCCTTCCGTGGTGATCTCGGCGATTTGCAGCGTGCTCGTGCCGGCGTGGTTCGTCACGTAGGCGACGTGCCGCCCGTCGGGGCTCACGTCCGGATCGCGCGCGCGGCGTCCCTTCGTGAGGCGCTGCCGGCTCTTGGAAAGCCCGCGGGGCGCCGTCGTCCCCTTGGGCTGCCGGAACAGGTCATTGAAATAGTAACGTCGCTCCGACGGCGCCACGCTGTCGAACACGAAGCCGCAGCTCGGCTCATAGCTCGCCACGCGTCCCGCGCTCTTGCTGACGATCTCCGCGTCGCTCTCGTCGGCGCGATCCCGCGCGTCGAGGGGCACGCGGTAAAAGCCCGGCGGGGTGTCGCCGTCGTCGCGGTAGTAGAGCACCTCTTCGCGGCTGCCCGCGCGGGCGCACGCTGGAACGAAGCGCGGGCTCGACGCCACTCGGCCGCGATGCGTGAGGCGCGTCCCTTCGCGCAGCCCGCGGCGCGCGACCTCCGCCATTTGCCGCCCGTACTTCTGCGATAGGTAATGCTCCCAGCCCTTGTACAGCTCGGGATACGTCCTGCCCGTGGCGCGCTTGATGGAGCGGTTGACGCCCCAGGGGATCACGTTCGAGCCGTAGTCCGTGGCGACGGCTGCGAAGGTGTCCGGACCGTACACGTCGGCAATCCAACCGATGAACTTGCCGCCGTACAGGTACCAGAGGTTGCCGCTGGGCCAACGGCGGGCGGGGTTGCTGATCTGATCCAGGCGCGCGAGGCGGTTTTCGAGCACGTCGGCGCGGAGGTACATGTCGAACTGCGACGAACGCAGACGCCCGCCACCCGTGTGCTCGCTCTCCAGCGCCACCGCCAGGCCCTCCAGGATCCACCGCGGCTGGGCTTGGTTGGGCGCGTAGGTCTTGCCCAGGATCGAGTTGAGGATGGCCGGAATGCCGCTGATGTTGTCGACGTGCAGGATGTGCACGTACTCGTGGGTGATGAGCTCGCTCAGCCAGTCGTCGTAGTCACCCAGCGGCGACATGTCGTCCGGCGCGCTGACGAACAAGCGCACCGCGTTGTACGGCAGTGCCGTGGCAGAGCCATTGGCGGAGTCCGTCACGTCCGTGAGCAGCACCTCGGTGACCTCGCTGGGCTCCCAGGCGAGCTCCGGCACCAGCCGGCGATAGACGGCTTCGCCCAACGTGGCGACGCGCTGCGCCGGTACCTCGAGCCCGCTGTGATAGGTCACGCGGAAGTGCGGAGACTTCACCGTGTACCACTCGAGGTACGGATCTCCGGCACGCGCCGGCGCGGCCACGGCGGACAGCGCCAGCCCGACGAGTGCCGCTAGACCAGTGCGGCGCGCCGAGTTCATGATCGAGAGCGCATCCGCCGCGCGTTATTCCTTGATCACAAGTCGTCGTGGAACAGCGGCTCGCGATTGCGAACGTAGCGGTACACGAGCTGACGGCCTTCCGGAGAGATCTGGGTGAACTTGGCTCCGAATCCCGGGGGAGCCTCTACGCCCGCCGAGGAGTTCGGCGCCTCTCGCGTCCACTCCACCACCGCCAGCGCTTCGAACTCGTAGCCGCCCGGAAGCGTGACGTGGATGGCGATGGTCTCGCCCAGATTGGGGATTTGGTAGGTGGCGACGAAGATGCCACCAGAGTCGATCACGTCGTTGCCGCTCAGCCCCTTGTAGAAGTTGGTCGGACTGTGGGCGCCGAGGTTCGCCTCCAGACGTTTGGTGCCCGGCGGGACCTGGATCGGCTGGGCCGGACCCGGGGCGGCCTGAGGGTGCGAGCCCATGGCGGCTTGAGGGTGGGAGCCTGGATGCGAGCCCATGGCGGGCGCCGGCTGTTGCTGGGGTTGCGGCCAGGCTTGCTGGGGCTGCTGCCAACCTTGCTGTTGCGGCGGGGGCCCGTAGTTGGCCTGCGGCTGCGGCGCGGCCTGCGGCTGCGGCGCGGCCTGCGGCGCGGCGAAAGCCTGTTGTTGCGGCGGCGCGCCCCAACCCGCAGCCGGCTGAGGTTGCTGCGGCCCTGGATCCATCATCGCGGTCCCGCCCAGCGCGAAGCCCGCCTGAGGGGGCTGCGCGACGGGTTGCGGCGGCGCGACGGGTTGGGGCTGCGCGATGGGTTGCGCCTGCGGCGCGGGTTGCGGTTGCGGCGCGGGCTGTTGCGGAACGGGTTGCGTCGCCGGTCCCTGGAACTGCGACAGCGAGTGCACCATCCCCAGAGAGCCGGCCACCGCCTCCGTCGCCTGTTCGACGGCCGGGTGTCCGCTGCCGGCGTGAGCTTGGAGCATGGCAAGAGCGCGCCGCACGGCGTCGAGCGCCTGCGGTGCGGCTTCTCCCAAGGCGGCGCCGCTGGAAGCTTCGATCCGATGCAATGAGCTCATCGCTGCTGCCACGGGCTCGGCAACTCCACCTAGATCATTGGGTAGGCCGGGCGTCTGCAGCGCGTTCAAGCCGCGGGCCAAGCTTTCCCGGGCGGTCTTTGCCAGCGTGATCGGATCGCTCATTCAGAATTCCTCCGTGGCGGCGTCAGTCTAACACCACGTCCTTGCGGGACGCGATCGCGTGAACGACCTCTTTTCCCGAAAGGATCTGGTCGTTTTCGGCCAGCGTGGCTCGATTCACCCGAATCGCCCCGTCGCCGGTGCGGATGACCAGGTGCAGTGGCTCTCCCCACAGCGCAGCTTCGCCCGCTTCGAGGGCGGAGGGGAAGTCCTTCGCCGCCTCCGCCCGCGTCACGAACAGGGGGGTATCCCGCACCTCCACGGCGAGCCCCGGGTCGGGGCTCAGCGCTCGGATGCGGCGCAAGACACGGTCCGTGGGCCACGCCCAATCGACCCGCAGCAGCGGACCGTCCGGCTCCGGAGCCCAGCTGACCTGGGCGGGATCCTGGGCTCGCCCGCGGAGCACTTCGCCCTTCGAGATCCGTGTGACGACATCGCGCAACGCTGCGAGAGAGGGGCGATCCAGTGCTCGGGCGAGCTGCCAGGAGTCCATCTCCGCTACCGGCAGGGTCCGCTGCTCCAGAACCTCACCCGCGTCGTACTCCGACTCGAGGCGATGAACGCTCACGCCAGTCAGCGGGTCGCCCGCGTCGATGGCCCAGAAGAAGGGATTGGGGCCGCGATGGCGAGGCAAGAGGGACGGATGTACGCCAATGGCGGGAGCCCGAGCCAGCCACTCGATGGGCAGCTTCCGCGTCCAGAACCAGCTGACCACCAGATCCGGCCCGTGCTCGTCGAACAACGCTTCCACCCGGGCAGAGGGCTCCTCTCGGGCGGCGGACACCACCCGCTGGTCCCCGAGGAGGCGGGTCAGGCGGCGTTCGCCTGGTGCGGCGACCGGCGAGAGGACTGCAAAAACCACCTCGTGGCCGTCCCGAGCCAAGAGCAGCGCCGCCAGCGGCAGGCCGAAGACCGCGATTTTCACGCCGTGGGGTGATACCCCGGAAGCGCCGAAAAGTTGTTCGGATTTCGCGCACGCTGTTACCTCGGCTCCATGGAGACTGGGGCCACCAGCCGGGGTTTCCGCCCGGTGCTGCGTGCCGGCGACAAGCGCTTCGATCCCCTCGCCGCGCGACGGCCAATCCTGGTCTTCGAGGACGTCCACAAGGCCTACCGCGCCGATGCGCCGGTGCTGCGTGGTCTGAACCTCGAGATCCAGCGCGGGGAGTTCGTGTTCATCACCGGGCCCTCCGGCGCGGGAAAGAGCACGTTGCTTCGCCTCTTGTACGCATCGGAGTTCGTCGACGCCGGGCGCATCCTGTTCATGGGGCGGGAAGTGGGGCGCCTCACCGGCGATTCCGTTCCCTTTCTGCGCCGGAACATCGGCATCGTGTTCCAGGACTTCAAGTTGGTTCCCAACTGGTCCGTGTTGGAGAACGTGGCCATGCCCCTCGAGGTGCTGGGGCTCTCCTCTCGCATGATCCGCAAGCGGGTGGGCGAAGCCCTCGAGCGCGTGGGCCTGGGTGGCCGCGGGCCGGACCGAGCCGGCGCGCTTTCCGGGGGTGAGCAACAGCGCGTGGCGATCGCCCGGGCCATCGTCGGGGAGCCGGCCTTGGTGCTCGCGGACGAGCCCACGGGGAATCTCGATCCGCAGCTGGCCATCGACATCTTGGGGCTGTTCGAAGACATCCACGAGACCGGCGTCACGGTCCTGTTCGCGACCCACGACCGCTCGCTCCTGGACGTGCGTCCCCGGCGCGTCGTGGTGCTGGACGAAGGCAAGGCCACGGACGTCCCAGACGGGCTGGAACGACTCGGCCGGAAGGTGGCGTGATGACTCCCATCGAACGAGCGTGGCGCGGCAGCCGAAATGACTGGCGGCTGCACCTGCTCAGCATCTTCTCCGTCGCCGTCGCCTTCGTGTGTCTCGCGAGCGCGCTGCTCGTCGTGGTGAACGTCCACGGTGTGCAAGCTCGCTGGGCCGAGAGCGGCCGCGCTTCCGTGTACCTGACTCCAGAGGCGACTCCGGAGCAGATCCAGGCCATCCAGTCCGCACTGCGCGCGACTCAGGGCGTGACGGACGTCCACTTCGTGAGCAGCGAGGACGCGCGCCGCGAGGTCGTGGGCGAATCCGACAGTGACGTGCTCGCCGCCCTGCCCGCCGAGGCGTTCCCCGCCTCTTTGGAGGTGCACTTGGCGGATGACGACCAATCGACGCGAGTGGGAAAGCTGAGCGCGCAGCTCGACGCGCTTCCCGCGGTGGAATCCGTGGAGACGTACCAGGCCTGGGGTCAGCGCTTGGGAACACTGCTGGCGGGCGGCGTCACGGCCGCCATCATCCTCGCGATCGTAGTGCTCGCCGCGGTGATCAGCGTGGTGAGCTCCACCATCCGGCTCACGCTTCAGCGTCGCCGGATCGAAGTGGAGATCCTGAAGCTCGTTGGTGCCACGGACTCCTACGTGCGGCGGCCCTTCGTCGTGGAAGGCGCTGCTCAAGGTGCCATCGGTGCTGCCCTCGCCATCTTGATTCTCGGCGTGCTGTACGCCGTCGTGCGCGGGCACTTCGACGCGCACCTCGCGGCGCTCCTGGGTGTGGCGCCCAGCTTTCTCCCCTGGACCGTGGCGCTCGCGATGGTCGCGCTGGGAGGCACTTTGGGTGCCTCGGCGGCCTACGCCAGCCTACGCAAACTCCTGGTCGTGTGACGTGAAGCTCCGGGCCGTCTTCCCTGTGGTCGTCGCCCTCGGCGCCGGGATCGCCGTTCCCGCGTCGGGCCAGGGCTATCCGTCAACCAGGCCCGTCGCCACGGCGCCGGTGGACGTCGACCGCATGCTCGACGATCTCGACAAGCAGGAGCGGGAGCTGAAGCGTGAGCTCGACGAGCTCGCCAAGGACGCCAAGCGTGCGCACACACGGACCATCGCTCGGGGGCGTGCCTACGTGCGTCTGGTACGGGCTGGACTGCTGCCCATTGGCGGCGGATTCGAAGCGACGGTGGACCACGCGTCGCGCATCGAGCGGCTGCGTCGAGCTTTGGCGCGAGACGTGGAGCTCGAACGCAAAGTGGCGAAGCGTCGCGTCGAGCTCGCCAAGAAGCTCGATGACCTGCGCGCACGCCGTGGGCCGCTCGAAGTGCAGCAGCAAGCCATGGCGAAGGCACGCACGGCGCTGTTGGCCGAGAGCGATCGCGCCCTCGCGTTCCAGCGCGCCTTCGAGAGCAGCGGCCCGGCTCAGCATACCGCCGTCTATGGCGCCGGCGTCGGGCCGAGCGACCCTTCGGAGCTCACCGCGGGGTTTGGCAGCATGAAGGGGCGGCTCCCCTTCCCGCTGCCAGGGCGCGCGGAGATCCGATCCGCACGGCGCCCCGGAGCCGACGGTCCGGGCCTCGAGATGCGGGTCCCCCGCGGCTCGCCGGTGCGTGCCGTGTACGCCGGGCGAGTTGCTTTCGCCGACACCTACGCCGCCTACGGCAAGACCGTGATCCTGGATCACGGCGGTGGCTACTACACCGTGAGCGCGAACCTCGAAGATCTGCTGGTGAAAGCCGGCGACGAGGTGACCGCCGGTACCCGCATCGCCTCCGTGGGCGACATGGGCCAGGGCCCGATGCTCTACTTCGAGATCCGGTCGGGGACGGAGACGGTGGACCCCGCCGAGTGGTTCGGGATCTGAGCCGCGTTTTTCTCGCAACCGCCCTGAAGCCTTCGACGAAGGGGGGACGTCCCTTTTCATCGGAGGTATTTCATGTCCACTCGTGTCCAGTCCGGCGGTCCTGCCACCGGCGTCTCCCCCACCACCAGCGCTCCGCGAGTCACGCCGGCTCCTGCGCGCCCCTTCAAGCAGGTGATGAACGCCAGCGCCGGGGCCATCGTCAACGGCGCGGAAGCTGCCGTGCGGCGCTTGCCTGGGGGGCCGATCCTCGCCGCCGCCGTGCGTCCCGGTGGTTCCGGCGTCGCCACGGGTGCGGCCTCTTCCACCGCTGAAGGCTCGGCGGGGACTGCCGGCGTAGCCGGCGCCGGCGGTGGCGGT from the Polyangiaceae bacterium genome contains:
- the ftsE gene encoding cell division ATP-binding protein FtsE produces the protein METGATSRGFRPVLRAGDKRFDPLAARRPILVFEDVHKAYRADAPVLRGLNLEIQRGEFVFITGPSGAGKSTLLRLLYASEFVDAGRILFMGREVGRLTGDSVPFLRRNIGIVFQDFKLVPNWSVLENVAMPLEVLGLSSRMIRKRVGEALERVGLGGRGPDRAGALSGGEQQRVAIARAIVGEPALVLADEPTGNLDPQLAIDILGLFEDIHETGVTVLFATHDRSLLDVRPRRVVVLDEGKATDVPDGLERLGRKVA
- a CDS encoding ABC transporter permease translates to MTPIERAWRGSRNDWRLHLLSIFSVAVAFVCLASALLVVVNVHGVQARWAESGRASVYLTPEATPEQIQAIQSALRATQGVTDVHFVSSEDARREVVGESDSDVLAALPAEAFPASLEVHLADDDQSTRVGKLSAQLDALPAVESVETYQAWGQRLGTLLAGGVTAAIILAIVVLAAVISVVSSTIRLTLQRRRIEVEILKLVGATDSYVRRPFVVEGAAQGAIGAALAILILGVLYAVVRGHFDAHLAALLGVAPSFLPWTVALAMVALGGTLGASAAYASLRKLLVV
- a CDS encoding peptidoglycan DD-metalloendopeptidase family protein, with translation MKLRAVFPVVVALGAGIAVPASGQGYPSTRPVATAPVDVDRMLDDLDKQERELKRELDELAKDAKRAHTRTIARGRAYVRLVRAGLLPIGGGFEATVDHASRIERLRRALARDVELERKVAKRRVELAKKLDDLRARRGPLEVQQQAMAKARTALLAESDRALAFQRAFESSGPAQHTAVYGAGVGPSDPSELTAGFGSMKGRLPFPLPGRAEIRSARRPGADGPGLEMRVPRGSPVRAVYAGRVAFADTYAAYGKTVILDHGGGYYTVSANLEDLLVKAGDEVTAGTRIASVGDMGQGPMLYFEIRSGTETVDPAEWFGI